From a single Paenibacillus sp. FSL W8-0426 genomic region:
- the nikB gene encoding nickel ABC transporter permease subunit NikB, with protein MIGYVGKRMLAIIPIVFMATLVTFALIHISPVDPAEAYLTAAHIYPTPELLEQKRHEFGLDQPLFNQYLNTLKRMARLDFGTSYLTNQPVWNEVKTRLPATAELACWSMLFSALVSIPLGVFAAVYKNSWVDMLSRAISYFGASIPQFWLGYLLIFFFSVKLDLLPVEGRGTWENLVLPTITLSLVLIAVYTRLLRSSVLEQLQETYVRYARTRGIRESAIMMKHVLKIAIAPLITGMGMNLGKLLTGTIIVEQVFSWPGFGRYFVEAIFNRDIPVIQCYVFLAACLFIVCNLLVDLIQMYMDPRISAKGRAEH; from the coding sequence GTGATCGGCTATGTCGGTAAACGAATGCTTGCGATCATTCCGATCGTATTCATGGCAACGCTCGTAACCTTTGCATTGATCCATATTTCGCCGGTTGATCCGGCAGAGGCCTATTTGACCGCGGCACACATCTATCCGACGCCCGAGCTGCTGGAACAGAAGCGGCATGAATTTGGCTTGGACCAACCGCTGTTCAACCAATATCTGAATACGTTAAAGCGAATGGCCCGGCTGGACTTCGGTACCTCCTACCTCACGAATCAACCCGTATGGAATGAGGTTAAAACGAGGCTTCCGGCGACTGCGGAGCTTGCATGTTGGAGCATGTTGTTTTCCGCGCTGGTCAGCATTCCGCTCGGGGTTTTCGCTGCAGTATACAAAAACAGCTGGGTTGACATGTTGAGCAGAGCCATCTCCTATTTCGGGGCATCCATTCCCCAGTTTTGGCTGGGATATCTGTTAATCTTCTTTTTCTCGGTCAAGCTTGATTTGCTTCCTGTGGAAGGTCGGGGGACCTGGGAGAACCTGGTGCTCCCGACGATAACGCTGTCGCTGGTCCTGATCGCCGTGTATACGCGGCTGCTTCGTTCCAGCGTATTGGAACAATTGCAGGAAACCTATGTGCGATATGCGCGAACAAGGGGAATTCGGGAAAGTGCCATCATGATGAAGCATGTGCTTAAAATCGCGATAGCGCCATTGATTACAGGGATGGGCATGAACCTGGGGAAATTGCTTACAGGCACGATCATTGTGGAGCAGGTCTTTTCATGGCCCGGGTTCGGGCGCTACTTCGTGGAGGCCATTTTTAACCGCGATATTCCTGTGATCCAATGTTATGTATTTTTGGCGGCTTGTTTGTTCATCGTATGCAATCTGCTGGTTGATCTGATACAGATGTATATGGACCCGCGGATTTCGGCGAAAGGACGGGCAGAGCATTGA
- the nikA gene encoding nickel ABC transporter substrate-binding protein, which produces MFTHHRKTAALLLATTLLLLFVVVGCSNRENGADSSNTSSNGSSQAKSITMSWPRDIGTMNPHTYNPSQLFAQSMLYEPLVSYQENGKLEPALAESWTISDDGKTYTFKLRQGVKFSDGTDFNAGIVKKNFDAVMKHKDTHSWLGVVNVIAKTEAVDDHTFRLTLTEPYYPVLQDLSVVRPFRFLGEAGFPDNGDTSEGIKEPVGTGPWMLAEYKQDEYAVFKRNPNYWGTAPAIDEVTVKIIPDAETRVAAFEKGDLDLIYGEGVISLDAFKQLRENEAYTTQLSDPVGTRSLLLNSSNPKLADVRVRMALQQGFNKQAMVEGITSGLEEPADSVLSKNYPYTNVDLEPIQYNVQKSMALLDEAGWTLPSGGTVREKDGQPLEFEMIFDKTDPIQKAMAETIQAEWSQLGVKVNLTGLELTVQIKRLKANDFDLYFWYNYGAPYDPHSFVNVVANPGFGISETLSAIPMKKELDGMIREVLSSTDETKRQELYGSILQTLQEQSAIVPISYIKKTAVYQKKITRFVFPANRDENPFAGMETVTP; this is translated from the coding sequence ATGTTCACACATCATCGTAAAACCGCGGCCCTGCTGCTGGCGACCACGCTCTTGCTTCTCTTTGTTGTCGTTGGCTGCAGCAATAGAGAGAACGGCGCGGATTCTTCGAACACATCCTCAAACGGATCATCCCAGGCCAAATCGATCACGATGTCCTGGCCTCGCGATATCGGCACGATGAATCCTCACACGTATAACCCTTCGCAATTGTTTGCCCAATCCATGCTGTACGAGCCGCTGGTGAGTTACCAAGAGAACGGAAAGCTGGAGCCGGCTTTGGCCGAATCATGGACCATCTCGGATGACGGGAAAACATACACGTTCAAGCTTCGCCAAGGCGTAAAGTTCTCGGACGGAACGGATTTTAACGCCGGGATCGTCAAAAAGAATTTTGATGCGGTGATGAAACATAAAGACACCCACAGCTGGCTGGGCGTGGTTAATGTCATCGCCAAGACGGAAGCGGTGGATGACCACACGTTTCGCCTGACGCTCACCGAGCCGTATTATCCGGTACTTCAGGATTTGTCTGTCGTCCGTCCGTTTCGCTTCCTTGGCGAGGCAGGCTTTCCCGATAACGGAGACACGTCGGAGGGCATAAAGGAGCCTGTCGGAACAGGTCCATGGATGCTGGCTGAATATAAACAGGACGAGTATGCCGTGTTCAAACGCAACCCGAATTATTGGGGAACCGCGCCGGCCATCGATGAAGTTACCGTGAAAATCATCCCCGATGCAGAAACGCGCGTGGCTGCCTTTGAAAAGGGAGATTTGGACCTGATTTACGGTGAAGGCGTCATCAGTCTCGATGCGTTCAAACAGCTTCGCGAGAACGAAGCGTACACGACTCAATTATCCGATCCGGTGGGAACGCGGAGTTTGCTCCTGAATTCCTCCAATCCAAAGCTGGCCGACGTTCGGGTACGCATGGCGTTACAACAGGGTTTTAACAAACAGGCGATGGTAGAAGGCATTACGTCAGGGCTGGAAGAACCGGCCGACTCGGTGTTGTCCAAAAACTATCCGTATACCAACGTCGATCTGGAGCCGATTCAATACAATGTGCAGAAATCGATGGCATTGCTGGACGAAGCGGGCTGGACATTGCCGTCAGGCGGCACAGTGCGGGAAAAAGACGGTCAGCCGCTCGAATTCGAGATGATCTTTGACAAGACGGACCCGATCCAGAAGGCGATGGCCGAAACGATTCAGGCCGAATGGAGCCAGCTTGGCGTAAAGGTCAACCTCACAGGCCTGGAGCTGACGGTACAAATCAAGCGCCTGAAAGCGAACGATTTCGATCTGTATTTCTGGTACAACTACGGCGCTCCATATGACCCGCATTCGTTCGTTAACGTTGTCGCGAATCCCGGCTTCGGCATTTCGGAAACGTTAAGCGCAATCCCGATGAAAAAAGAATTGGACGGCATGATCCGGGAGGTATTGTCTTCGACCGACGAGACGAAGCGCCAGGAGCTGTACGGCTCCATTCTGCAAACATTGCAGGAGCAGTCCGCGATCGTACCAATTTCGTATATCAAGAAGACCGCCGTTTACCAGAAAAAAATTACCCGTTTCGTATTTCCGGCGAATCGTGACGAAAACCCGTTTGCCGGGATGGAAACCGTCACTCCATAA
- the nikC gene encoding nickel ABC transporter permease subunit NikC, with product MNKWRAALKGRRTIMICSLVLMIFFIVTLLAPWIAPHDPVKVDLLDKLKGPSAEHWLGTDHLGRDNLSRLIYGARVSLGFAILIFLSSLFLGVIIGSISGYVGGWLDSVLMRFCEGIMAFPNLVLVLGIVGIFGPGLMQVLLALMMVQWVYYARICRNMVVTLKERNFIAAARISGSSSWSIIRRHIIPNVQRPIVVMGTLEMGWAIMDISALSFLGLGIQPPNAEWGAMIHEGTSYIRSHPELMIYPGVLILVVVITFNVLGEALSERYGIAKR from the coding sequence ATGAATAAATGGCGTGCGGCGTTAAAAGGCCGAAGAACAATCATGATATGTTCTCTGGTGCTTATGATTTTCTTTATCGTTACGCTGCTGGCTCCTTGGATTGCCCCGCATGATCCTGTAAAGGTGGATCTGCTGGACAAACTGAAAGGGCCGTCGGCAGAGCATTGGCTGGGAACCGACCATTTGGGGCGCGACAATCTGTCCCGTCTGATCTATGGAGCCAGAGTATCGCTTGGATTTGCCATCCTCATCTTTTTGTCGTCGTTGTTTCTGGGCGTGATCATCGGTTCCATCTCCGGTTATGTCGGCGGTTGGCTGGACAGTGTGCTCATGCGCTTCTGCGAAGGCATCATGGCCTTCCCGAATCTGGTGCTTGTGCTTGGCATTGTGGGCATTTTCGGGCCAGGTTTGATGCAGGTGCTGCTGGCGCTCATGATGGTGCAGTGGGTATATTATGCACGAATCTGCAGGAACATGGTCGTTACGCTGAAAGAGCGAAATTTTATTGCGGCGGCACGCATCAGCGGCTCGTCCTCATGGAGCATTATTCGCAGACATATCATTCCCAACGTGCAGCGTCCCATCGTCGTTATGGGCACCCTGGAAATGGGCTGGGCGATCATGGACATCTCCGCGCTTTCGTTTCTGGGCTTGGGCATTCAGCCGCCGAATGCGGAATGGGGAGCCATGATTCATGAAGGAACCAGTTACATCCGCAGCCATCCGGAGCTGATGATTTACCCGGGTGTGCTGATCCTGGTGGTTGTAATCACGTTTAACGTGCTGGGGGAGGCTCTGTCGGAACGTTACG
- a CDS encoding penicillin-binding protein 2 — protein MNTFFFVAFVIFSVLIFRLAYIQFVEGPELTYMETSRNTKDIPLAPVRGPIYDATGKIALAYSEPVQSLYVLLYEDYSNGARQEEAQKLAEDLAGIFKQFNPGDKEQPDAEEIIKRLDLDYQKTHGYTPRLVKSDLNTKEIAYFMENKAQHPGVMVLEENVRRYDPDGVAVQVIGYTREYKGLGTLKKYQEIASSGVDQRDPGLRYAQEEMVGADGLEYQYQEELRGRSGYQSIDINSRNLPEGNIVQTPPEKGYSLISTIHKDIQMAAQQAITDELRKLPNAVTGYAVAMEIDTGNVVAMASMPDYDPNAEWDYDKIKYVYRNGTIASFPPDDSRKRAESVVLLGSVIKPLSVLIGLKEGLFTAGETYPDLGYTTLGKDGRRIQNAGAAYNGHINARQAIQKSSNAFMIDMVGKRLYAKYGGDKGVDKWDEYMKQFGLGVSTGVDLPGEFLGRLEYNESSESGLTKLAFASFGQQAKYTTLQLAQYVTTIATKGKRMEPHLVKEIRDADGNVVRKIKPKVLNEVEFPDAYWDEIHRGMATKLSTFDGFPYDFARKTGTSQQGSGPNKKENGVFIAFAPRQNPKLAVAVVVPEGGFGSVSASPIARKIFEAYDEVYGLDGTPKNKKKENNSDQ, from the coding sequence GCCTTTGTCATCTTCAGCGTTCTTATATTCAGACTGGCTTATATTCAATTTGTCGAAGGGCCGGAACTGACGTACATGGAAACCAGTCGGAATACGAAAGACATTCCGCTGGCGCCTGTGCGCGGCCCGATTTATGACGCTACGGGCAAGATCGCGCTTGCTTATTCCGAGCCCGTGCAGTCGCTATACGTGTTGCTTTACGAAGATTACAGCAATGGGGCTAGACAGGAAGAGGCACAGAAGCTCGCAGAAGATCTCGCCGGCATATTCAAGCAGTTTAATCCCGGGGACAAAGAACAGCCGGACGCGGAAGAAATCATCAAACGCCTTGATCTGGATTACCAGAAGACGCACGGATACACGCCGCGTTTGGTCAAATCCGATCTGAACACCAAAGAAATCGCATATTTCATGGAAAACAAGGCCCAGCATCCCGGCGTGATGGTGCTTGAGGAAAATGTGCGCCGATACGACCCGGACGGAGTGGCCGTTCAAGTTATCGGGTATACGCGGGAGTACAAGGGGCTGGGAACCTTGAAAAAGTATCAGGAGATCGCCAGCAGCGGAGTCGACCAGCGTGATCCGGGCCTTCGTTACGCTCAGGAAGAAATGGTCGGTGCGGACGGGCTGGAATATCAATATCAGGAAGAACTGCGCGGGCGCAGCGGATACCAGTCCATCGACATCAACTCGCGCAACTTGCCGGAGGGGAACATCGTGCAGACGCCTCCCGAAAAGGGATACAGCCTTATTTCCACCATCCACAAAGACATTCAAATGGCGGCGCAGCAGGCTATTACGGATGAACTGCGCAAGCTGCCTAATGCCGTAACCGGTTATGCGGTGGCCATGGAAATCGATACTGGCAACGTGGTGGCGATGGCCAGCATGCCGGATTACGATCCAAATGCCGAATGGGATTACGACAAAATCAAATACGTGTACCGGAACGGGACGATTGCTTCCTTCCCGCCCGACGATTCGCGCAAGCGAGCCGAATCTGTTGTGTTGTTGGGGTCGGTCATCAAGCCGCTCAGCGTGCTGATTGGTCTGAAGGAAGGGCTTTTTACAGCGGGAGAGACGTATCCCGATCTAGGGTACACCACCTTGGGCAAGGATGGAAGACGCATCCAGAACGCAGGCGCCGCTTACAACGGCCACATCAACGCCAGACAGGCCATTCAGAAATCTTCCAACGCCTTCATGATCGATATGGTGGGTAAACGCTTGTATGCGAAGTATGGAGGTGACAAAGGCGTCGACAAATGGGACGAATATATGAAGCAATTCGGGCTGGGCGTATCTACGGGAGTGGATCTGCCTGGTGAGTTTTTGGGCCGACTGGAATACAATGAGTCCTCTGAATCCGGCTTGACCAAATTGGCGTTTGCTTCCTTCGGCCAACAGGCGAAATATACGACGCTGCAATTAGCCCAATACGTGACTACCATTGCGACCAAGGGCAAACGGATGGAGCCGCATCTGGTGAAGGAAATTCGCGATGCCGACGGCAACGTGGTTCGCAAGATCAAACCGAAGGTGCTCAACGAAGTCGAGTTCCCCGATGCGTATTGGGACGAGATTCATCGCGGCATGGCGACCAAGCTCAGCACGTTTGACGGATTTCCTTACGATTTTGCGCGTAAGACAGGCACATCACAGCAGGGCAGCGGGCCAAACAAGAAAGAAAACGGCGTATTTATTGCTTTTGCACCAAGACAAAACCCGAAACTGGCCGTAGCTGTAGTCGTTCCTGAAGGCGGGTTCGGATCGGTTAGCGCATCTCCGATTGCCCGTAAAATTTTTGAAGCTTATGACGAGGTCTATGGCCTCGACGGTACGCCGAAGAACAAAAAAAAGGAGAATAACAGCGACCAATAG